In Gadus macrocephalus chromosome 11, ASM3116895v1, a single genomic region encodes these proteins:
- the LOC132467385 gene encoding L-serine dehydratase/L-threonine deaminase-like, with amino-acid sequence MKKQGPLHVATPLRESLALTKVAGTSVYIKLDSSQPTGSFKIRGIGHLCKTWSERGCERFVCCSGGNAGMAAAYSARHLSIPATIVVPSVTPPSTVQRLKDEGADVIIHGKALNESILYGEELVANNPGWVFISPFDDPLIWEGHSSLVRELEEDLKEKPGAVVLSVGGGGLMNGVVEGLRRAGWADVPVVAMETHGAHSFNAAVKAGRLVTLPEITSIATTLGLATVSAQSLKLSGEHPVFSEVVTDQDAVRAVERFLDDEKILVEPACGAALAAVYCGIIERLQGEGKLKQALGPVVVVVVCGGNNISMEQLMGFKKKLGMLEP; translated from the exons AGAGCCTGGCCCTGACCAAGGTGGCGGGGACCTCCGTGTACATCAAGCTGGACTCCTCCCAGCCCACCGGCTCCTTCAAGATCAGGGGCATCGGCCACCTGTGTAAAACA TGGTCTGAGCGAGGCTGTGAGCGCTTCGTCTGCTGTTCAG gGGGTAATGCCGGCATGGCCGCTGCCTACTCGGCCCGCCACCTGAGCATCCCGGCGACCATCGTGGTCCCCAGCGTGACCCCCCCGTCCACGGTACAGAGACTCAAAGACGAGGGCGCTGACGTCATCATCCACGGCAAG GCACTGAACGAAAGCATCTTGTACGGAGAAGAGCTGGTGGCCAACAACCCTGGCTGGGTGTTCATCTCCCCGTTTGACGACCCTCTCATCTG gGAGGGACACAGCTCGCTGGtcagagagctggaggaggacctgaaggagAAGCCCGGGGCGGTCGTGCTGTCGGTGGGGGGCGGCGGCCTCATGAACGGCGTGGTGGAGGGCCTGCGTCGCGCCGGCTGGGCCGACGTGCCCGTGGTCGCCATGGAAACGCACGGCGCGCACAGCTTCAACGCGGCCGTGAAGGCGGGCCGGCTGGTCACCCTGCCCGAGATCACCAG CATCGCCACCACGCTGGGCCTGGCCACGGTGTCGGCGCAGTCCCTGAAGCTGAGCGGCGAGCACCCCGTGTTCTCCGAGGTGGTCACGGACCAGGACGCCGTCAGGGCCGTGGAGCGCTTCCTCG atgATGAGAAGATCCTGGTGGAGCCGGCCTGCGGTGCTGCCCTGGCGGCTGTGTACTGTGGGATCATCGAGAGGCTGCAAGGGGAGGGAAAGCTGAAGCAGGCTCTGGgcccggtggtggtggtggtggtgtgcggGGGCAACAACATCAGCATGGAGCAACTGATGGGCTTCAAGAAGAAGCTTGGCATGCTCGAGCCATaa
- the LOC132467386 gene encoding liprin-alpha-1-like — MRETIEKLEQEKKSAVEQADTLRNSLSEFKNNAESKFTQNHNTVVSLQDRLRDLEREISEKNEALQRLTANINNQSISKSEMDQALSEKEQRVSALASELESCNGRLCELQDQSALKTKEC; from the coding sequence ATGAGGGAGACCATTGAGAAGCTTGAGCAGGAGAAGAAGTCTGCTGTGGAGCAGGCGGACACGCTCAGGAACAGCCTGTCTGAGTTCAAGAACAACGCAGAGTCCAAGttcacacagaaccacaacacCGTCGTGTCTCTGCAGGACCGCCTGCGTGACCTCGAGCGTGAGATCTCCGAGAAGAACGAGGCGTTGCAGCGTTTGACTGCGAACATCAACAATCAGTCCATCAGCAAGTCTGAGATGGACCAGGCCCTGAGCGAGAAGGAGCAGCGGGTCAGCGCACTCGCCTCCGAGCTGGAGAGCTGCAACGGCAGGCTCTGCGAGCTTCAAGACCAGTCGGCCTTAAAGACGAAAGAGTGTTAG